GTGACCTTGCCGGCGGCCTTGGAGGAGGAGCGGGGGGAGCTGCTGTCCGTCATGACGAAATCCTTGCAAGTTGCACGCCACCCCGCGGCCGGCCGGGACGTTGAATATTGTCGACATGATCATTGACAATCAAGAGGCCTGGAGGAACTGATTGCGCTGATGCCGGCCCTCCGCACACAAAGGAAGCCCATGACGCGCCCCTTTCGCCTTGGCGTGCTCACGCCATCGTCCAACACCGCGCTGGAGCCGCTGACCAGCACCCTGGCCGCCTGCGTGCCGGGCTGCAGCGCCCATTTCTCGCGCTTCAGGGTGACGGAGATCTCGCTCTCGGCCGAGGGCCTGGGCCAGTTCGACGACAGCAAGATCCTTGCGGCCGCCGAACTGCTGGCCGATGCGCGGGTCGACGTGATCGCCTGGAGCGGCACCTCGTCGGGCTGGCTGGGCTTCGATGCCGATCGGCGCCTGGTCGAGCGCATCCGCGAGCGAACCGGCATCGCCGCCACCACCGCCGTGCTGGCGCTCAACGAACTGCTGGCGCTGCGCGGCGTGAAGCGGCTCGGGCTGGTGACGCCCTACACCGCCGACGTGCAGCAGCGCATCGTCGACAACTACCGCGCGCTCGGCATCGAGGTGGTGGCCGAGCGCCACCTGGGCATCCGCGTGAACCACGACTTCGCGCTGGTCGAGCCTGCGCAGCTGATGGCATCGATGCGCGAGGTGGCGGCCGGGCGGCCCGAGGCCATCACCACCTTCTGCACCAACCTGCACGCCGCGCCCCTGGCCGAGGCGTTCGAGGCCGAAACCGGGATTGCGCTGCTCGACACCGTGAGCACCACCGTCTGGGGCCAGCTGCGCGCCGTGGGGGCCGATCCGGCGCAGGTGCGCGGCTGGGGCGCGCTGTTCGGCTGGCGGTGATGGGCCCGCTCAGGCCCCGGCTTGGGGGCCTACAGCCACTTGCCGCTGCCCGTCGGCATCTGGATGGTGGTCGCGGGGTCGCCGCTGTTCACCAGCGAGTCGATCGCGATGCTCAGCAGCGAGATGAAGATGCTTGCGAAGAACGCGGTCCAGAAGCCCGAGAGCTTGAACCCGCGCACCAGCGCGGCCACCAGCATGATCATCAGCGCGTTGATCACCAGCAAAAAGAGGCCGAGCGTCAACAGCGTCAGCGGCAGCGTGAGCACGATCAGGAGCGGTTTGACGATGGCATTGGCCAGGCCCAGCAGCAGGGCCGAGATCACGAGTGCGGACGTGTTCTCGAACTTGATGCCGCGAAAGATCAGGCTGGCCACCCACAGCGACAGCGCGGTGATGGCCCAGTGCACGAGAAAGGGAGCGAGGTTGTTCAGCATGCAGACCGATCATATCGGCACCGTCTTAGACGGCGCTGCGCCTTGCCTCGGCCAGCAGCCAGTCGCTGAAGAACTTCAACAGCGGCCGCTGGTCGGCGCGCTCGGGCGTCACGAGGTAGTAGTTGCGCTCGCCCGACAGCGGCCGCGCGCAGGCCACCACCAGTTCGCCGCGCGCGAGTTCGTCGGCCACCAGCATCGTGGGCATCAGCGCCACGCCCAGGCCGTTCGATGCAGCCGCGGCCAGGATGGAGAACAGCTCGTAGCGCGGCCCGCCGCGCGCATTGGGCGCATCGACCTGCTGTGCGTCGAACCATTGGCGCCAGCCGTCGGGCCGCGTGCTCTGCTGCAGCAGCGGCATCTGCGCGATGGCCGCCGGCGACACCGGCTTGCCCTTGCGTCCGTTCGACTGCAGCAGCGACGGGCTGCACACCGGCACCACGTCCTCGTGCATCAGCATGAGCGCGTGCGTGCCGGCCCAGTTCTCGACCTGCGCGGGCGTGCCGGCATACAGCGCCGCATCGAACTCCGCATCGGCAAACAGAAAGGGCCGCGTGCGCGTCTCGATGTGCACCACCACGTCGGGCTGCAGCGCCGCGAAGCCCTTCAGCCGCGGCATCAGCCAGCGCGTGGCAAAGGTGGGCACCGCCGCCAGCGAGAGCGAGCCGCCTTCGCCCTGGTGCGCCATGGCGTCGAGCGTGTCGCGCTCCATGGCTTCGAGCCGCTTGGTGATCTGGCGCGCATAGGCCGCGCCGCTCGCGGTGAGCGCCACGCCATGGCGCGTGCGGCGGAACAGCGCCACGCCCAGGAAGGCTTCGAGCGTGCCGATCTGGCGCGACACCGCGCTCTGCGTGAGCGCGAGTTCCTGCGCGGCGCGCGTGTAGCTCTCGTGGCGCGCGGCGGCGTCGAAGCACACGAGGGTCTGCAGGGGCGGGATCTTGCGGCGCATGTATGCCGGTAGTGTATGACTGGGAGGACGCCGTCGCCAATGGAAACCTCTCGCCGCATGGGTTCAAGATGTGCGCAGGGCGCATATCTGGGTGAGGATTCATCGTTTGCGCCCGGCCCTCTGCATGGCTAGGATCGACCCATTCCCCTCCCTCTTTTCCCTTTCCCCTCTTCCGGAGACAAGCACATGGCCGCCAAAGCGCAATTCCACTGGGACGATCCCCTTCTTCTCGACCAGCAGCTGACCGACGAAGAACGCATGATCCGCGACGCGGCCAATGCCTACTGCCAGGAGCGCCTCGCGCCCCGCGTCATCGAGGGCTTTCGCAGCGGCGAGACCGACCCCGCCATCTTTCGTGAAATGGGCGCGCTCGGCCTGCTTGGCCCCACCATTCCCGAGCAGTACGGCGGCCCCGGCCTCAACTACGTGGCTTACGGCCTGATCGCGCGCGAAGTCGAGCGCGTCGACTCGGGCTACCGTTCGATGGCCAGCGTGCAGAGCTCGCTGGTGATGGTGCCGATCTTCGAATTCGGCACCGAGGCGCAGAAGCAGAAGTACCTGCCCAAGCTCGCCACCGGCGAATGGATCGGCTGCTTCGGCCTGACCGAACCCGACCACGGTTCCGACCCCGGCAGCATGGTCACGCGCGCCAAGAAGGTGCCGGGCGGCTATTCGCTTTCCGGCGCCAAGATGTGGATCAGCAACTCGCCCATCGCCGACGTGTTCGTGGTCTGGGCCAAGGAAGTCAGCGAAAGCGGCACCGTGGGCCCGATCCGCGGCTTCGTGCTCGAGAAGGGCATGAAAGGCCTCTCGGCCCCCGCGATCCACGGCAAGGTCGGCCTGCGCGCCAGCATCACCGGCGAAATCGTGATGGACGGCGTGTTCTGCCCCGAGGAAAACGCGTTCCCCGAAGTGCAGGGCCTGAAGGGCCCGTTCACCTGCCTGAACAGCGCGCGCTATGGCATCTCGTGGGGCGCGCTCGGCGCCGCCGAAGACTGCTGGCACCGCGCCCGCCAGTACACGCTGGACCGCAAGCAGTTCGGCCGCCCGCTCGCCGCCAACCAGCTGATCCAGAAGAAGCTGGCCGACATGCAGACCGAGATCACGCTGGGCCTGCAGGGCAGCCTGCGCCTGGGCCGCATGAAGGACGAGGGCACCGCGTCGGTCGAGATCACCTCGATCATGAAGCGCAACAACTGCGGCAAGGCCCTGGACATCGCCCGCCTGGCGCGCGACATGATGGGCGGCAACGGCATCAGCGACGAGTTCGGCGTGGCGCGCCACCTGGTGAACCTCGAGGTGGTCAACACCTACGAAGGCACGCACGACATCCACGCCCTCATCCTGGGCCGTGCCATCACCGGCATCGCGGCTTTCGCCAACTGAAACGCATGACCAAGCCCGCAGCACTCGATGGCATCAAGGTCCTCGATCTGTCCCGCGTGCTCGCGGGCCCGTGGTGCACGCAGATCCTCGCGGACCTGGGCGCGGACGTCATCAAGATCGAGCGCCCCGGTGTCGGCGACGACACGCGCACCTGGGGGCCGCCGTTCATCAAGGACGCGAACGGCAACGACTCCGACCAGGCCAGCTACTTCACCGCCTGCAACCGCAACAAGCGCTCGGTCACCGTCGACATGGCCGCGCCCGACGGGCAGGCGCTGCTCAAGCAGATGGCGGCGCAGGCCGACATCGTGGTGGAGAACTTCAAGACCGGCGGCCTGAAGCAGTACGGTCTCGATCAAGAGACCCTGCGCGCGGCCAACCCGCGCCTCGTCTACTGCAGCGTGACCGGCTTCGGCCACGACGGCCCGTATGCCGAGCGCGCGGGCTACGACCTGATGATCCAGGCCATGACCGGCATGATGAGCATCACCGGCCGCCCCGACGACGTGCCCGGCGGCGGCCCGCTGCGCGTGGGCGTGGCGCTCACCGACCTGTTCACCGGCGTCTATGCGAGCACCGCCATCCTCGCCGCGCTGCAGGTGCGCGACCGCACCGGCGAAGGCCAGCACATCGACATGGCGCTGCTCGACGTGGGCATGGCGATCCTCGCCAACCAGGCGAGCGCCTTCCTCAACACCGGGCATGCGCCGCAGCGCCAGGGCAACACGCACCCGAGCCTCGCGCCCTACCAGGACTTTCCGACGCTCGATGGTTCGATGCTGCTGGCCATCGGCAACAACGGCCAGTTCGCGCGCTTCTGTGAAGCGGCCGGCCACGCGGAATGGTCCGCCGATGCGCGCTTTGCCAGCAACACGCTGCGCGTGAAGCACCGCGGCGTGCTCATTCCGATGATGGAAGAGCTCACGCGCACCCGCAGCACGGCCGACTGGGTCGCGCTGCTCGAAGACAAGGCCGTGCCCTGCGGCCCGATCAACGACATCGCGCAGGCCTTCGACGATGCGCAGGTCAAGTCGCGCGGCCTCGCGGTCACGCTGCCGCGCGATGCGGGGGACGGCATCGCAAGCATCACCGGCGTCGCGAGCCCGCTGCGCCTCACCGCCACGCCGCCCGTGCTGCGCCATGCGCCGCCGGCGCTCGGGCAGCACACGCGCGAGGTGCTGGCGGAGTTCGGCATCGATGGCGCGCGCTTCGACGCGCTGCGCGCGGCCGGCGTGGTCTGAAGAGAGAGAAAAGGACGGCGGCCATGACCGAATCGATGCAATTGCCGTTCTCGGTGCTGCGCATCGACCATCTCGTGCTGCGCGTGAAGGACATCGAGCGGTCGATCGCCTTCTACCGCGACGTGCTGGGCTGCCAGCTCGAGAAGCGCCGCGATGACCTGGGGCTCGTGCACCTGCGCGCCGGCTCGAGCCTCATCGATCTCGTCTCGCACAACGGTCCGCTCGGCAAGCAGGGCGGCGCGCTTGCGGGCAAGGAGGGCCGCAACGTCGATCACTTCTGCCTGCGCATCGAGCCCTTCGACGAGGCGGCCATCCGCGCGCTGATGGCCCGGCACGGCGTGCCGGTGCATGGCGAGGTGCAGAACAACTTCGGCGCCGAGGGCAACGGGCCTTCGATCTACATCGCCGACCCCGACTGCAACGGCGTCGAGCTGAAAGGGCCGGCAGGCGCCAGCTTCTAGCCGGCGCGCCCCAGGATCGCCACGCCGAACACCGCCACGCCGAGCGCGAGGTTCAGGCTCACGAGCTTGCGAACCATGTCGAGCCGCCCGGCCGCCACGGGCCATGCGCTTTCTTCCACCGCGCGGCGCATCGCCCTGAACACCGAGGCGCGGATGTACGAATAGATTCCGGCCATCACGATCGCGATGCCCATCATCGCCTCGATGCGCCAGTGCACCGCGCGAAAGCCGCCCGCGAGCAGGATCATCGCCACGCCGGTCACGAACAGCAGCGTGAGGGCCGCGTCCACGCCGACGAAGAAGCGCCGCAGCGCCGCGGCCATCGTGCGCAGGCGCAGCGGCGGCTCCAGCGTGGCGACGGCGGCGGGGCGCACCGCAAAGTGCAGGGTGGCCATGCCGCCGACCCAGAAGGCGGCGGCAAGGAGATGGATGAAGAGCAGGATGGCATAGGACATGGGGGCCGATCAGAACACCGAAAGCTGTGCTCGCGCAATGCCCGCCTCCTTGCGTTAAAACCTCATGCTTCGCACGCAAGAAAGAAAGATGAGGCTTCCATGACCCGCACCGTCGCCCAGAAACGCGCCGACTTCCGCGCCCTTCACGAACAGGGCTGCTTCGCCATTCCCAACCCCTGGGACACGGGCAGCGCGCGCTACCTACAGGGCCTTGGGTTCAAGGCGCTGGCCACCACGAGCTCGGGCCATGCCTGGTCGCAGGGCTTGGCCGACGGCGCGCAATCGCGCGACACCGTGCTGGCCCATCTGCGCGACATCGTCACGGCCACCGACCTGCCCGTGAACGCCGACTTCGAGAACGGCTTCGCGGCCGATGCCCAAGGCGTCGCGGAAAGCGTGCGCCTGGCGGTCGAGACCGGCGTGGCGGGCCTGTCGATCGAGGATTCGACCGGCGATGCGGCGAACCCGCTGTTCGCGATCGGCGTGGCGGTCGAACGGTTGCGTGCGGCCCGCAGCGCCATCGACGCGGCCGGTGGCGACACGCTGCTGGTGGGCCGCGCCGAGAACTTCTTCGTCGGCCGCCCTGACCTCGACGACGCCATCGCCCGCCTCAAGGCCTACGCCGAGGCGGGCGCCGACTGCCTCTACGCACCGGGCATCCGCACGCGCGAGCAGATCGTGGCCGTGGTCGCCGCGGTGGCGCCCAAGCCGGTCAACCTGCTGATCGGCTGGCCCAGCGAACTCACGATGCAGGACATCGCCGCGCTCGGCGTGCGGCGCGTCAGCGTGGGCGGTGCGCTTGCCCGCGCGGCCTGGGGTGGCTTCGACCGTGCCGCGCGGGCGCTGGCCGAAAAGGGGCGTTTCGACGGCTTCGAAGGCGCGGCCTCGGGGGCCGATCTCAATGGGTTCTTCGGTCGGTTCTCCGAATAGCGCGCGTGCCGGCGCCATGGACGCGCTGCTGGCGGACATCCGCAGCTGCACCGCCTGCGCCGCGCAGCTGCCGCTGGGCCCGCGGCCCGTGGTGCAGGCCAGCGCCAGCGCACGCCTGCTGATCGTCGGCCAGGCGCCGAGCCTGACGGTGCACGTCACCGGCCTGCCATGGGACGACAAGAGCGGCGAGCAATTGCGCCGCTGGCTCGGCATCGACCGCGAGCTGTTCTACGACGCCGCGCAGGTCGCGATCATGCCGATGGGCTATTGCTATCCGGGCCGCGGCCGCAGCGGCGACCTGCCGCCGCGCAAGGAGTGCGCCGAGCTCTGGCATGCGCGCCTGCTTGCGCAGATGAATCAGGTCGAGCTCACGCTGCTGATCGGCCAGTACGCGCAGCGCCACTTCCTGGGCGCGGCGCGCAAGGCCGGCGTCACTGAAACCGTGGCGGCCTTTGCGGACTACGCGCCGCGCTTCATTCCGCTGCCGCATCCGTCGCCGCGCAACACGGGCTGGTTCAAGCACCATCCGTGGTTCGAAAGCGAGGTGCTGCCGGTGCTGCGCGAACGCGTGCGGCAGGCGCTCGCACCGCCCTATGGCGCCACGGCGACCGAGGTGCCCGCCCCATCGAAGGGCCGCGCGGCATAGACCACGCGCCCGCCCACCACCGTCATCAGCGACATCGTCTTGCCGATGCGCTCCACCGGCACGGTGAAGAAGTCCTGGTCGAGAATCGCGAAGTCCGCGAGCTTGCCGACTTCGAGCGTGCCGCGCTTGCCTTCATCGAAGCTGAACCACGCGCTGCCCGCCGTGTAGAGCCGCAGCGCCTGCTCGCGCGTGGGTGTCTCGTCGGCGCCGCGCATGGCCTTGCCGCTCACCGTCCTGCCGTCGAGCATCCACTGCAGCGCGACGAAGGGGTTGTACGAAGCCACGCGATGCGCATCGGTGCCCGCGCCCACGTTCACGCCGGTGCGCAATGCGGTGCCGATGGGTGGCATGCGGCGCGCCGCGTCGCCGCGCGTGGCGAGCGCGCGGTCGCCCTGGAAGTACATCGCGTCCTGCATCGTCCAGCCGATGCCCAGCGCCTTCATGCGCGCGAGCGTCTCGGGCGAGGCGTCGTCCAGGTGCGCGATCGACCAGCGCAGCTCCTTGATCGGTACTTCGGCGTTGAGCTTCTCGTAGAGCCCGAGCAGGTGGTCGACCGAGCCGTTCTCCTGCCAGTGGATGGTGACGGCGAGCTTGCGCATCGCCGCCCACTTGATGAGATCGTAGAACTTCTCCTTCGCGGCCGCATCGGGAAAATTGTTGTTGTACATCGCGAGCGTCACGCGTTCGCCGAGGCCGTTGAACTTGAGCATCTCGTCGCCAAAGCCCATCGGCAGCATCTGCGTCAGCTCGCGAAACTCCTGCAGTTCGGCGCCCGGCTTCTGCGCGAACACGCTGTAGGCCACGCGCAGCGTCAGCGCCTTCTCGCGCCACAGCTCGAACAGCGCTGCGTACTGTGAAGGCGCAATGCTGAAGCCGCCCGGGTCCACGAGGCCGGTGATGCCCAGGCGGTTCAGCTCGCGGAAGAAGGCGCGCGTGCCGGCCAGGTTGTCGTCGTAGGTCGGCTTGGGCAGCTTGTCGAACAGGGCCGAGATGCCGACGATGTCGCCCGTCATCCAGCCCAGCGCACCGTCCGCCGCGGGCTTCATGCCGGCCGGCAGCGTGCCCGCCGGAACGCCGAGCGCTTCAAGCGCCTTGGGCGTCATCACCACCGCTTCATAGAACAGCTGCACGTACACCGGATGGCCGGGCGCGGCCTCCTGCAGCTCGGCCACGGTGGGGCGGCGGCGCTCGGCGAACTGCTGCTCGGTCCAGCCGCCGGCCACGATCAGCCAGCCGCCGGGCCGCGCACGCGCGGCCGCGGCGCGGATGCGGTCCATGGCTTCGCCGATGCTGCCGGCGCCGATCCAGTTGACCTCGGTCGAATAGCTCAGCGCCGCGCGCACCGCATGCATGTGCGAATCGATGAGGCCCGGAATCACGGTGCGGCCTCCGGCATCCACCGTGCGCGTGATCGGACCCGAGAGCGCGCGCACCTGCGCGGCATGGCCGACCGCGACGATGCGGCCGTCGCGCACGGCCAGCGCCTGTGCAGTGGTGGCGGCCGCGTCGAGCGTGGTGATCTTCGCGTTGGTGACGATCAGGTCGGCCGGCTGCGCCTGCGTTGCAGGCGGCAGCAGCAGTGCAGCCATCGCGGCCGCCGTGAGCAGTGTGCGCAGCATGCTCAGTCCACCTTGATGCTGGCTGCCTTGACCACCTGCTGCGCCTTGCCGGTTTCATCGGCAATGAACTTGTTGAACTGCGCCGACGGCATCGTGAAGGGCTCGGCGCCGAGCTTGTCGAGGCGTTCCTTGAGCTCGGGCGAGGCCATGATCTTCGCGACCTCGGCCTGCAGCCGGTCGACCACCGGCTGCGGCGTCTTCGCGGGTGCGAAGAGCCCGACCCAGAACAGGTACTCGGAACCCGGCACGCCGGCTTCCACCGTGGTGGGCGCCTCGGGCAGCGCCGGCGAGCGCTTGGCCGTGCCCACGGCCAGCGCCTGCAGCTTGCCGCTCTTGATGAGCGGCAGGGCCGAGACCATCGGCGCGAAGAACCAGTCGACGCGCCCGGCCATCACCTCGGTCATCGCCTCGGGTGTGCCGCGGAAGGGCACGTGCTGCGCATCGAGCCCGGCCGCGAGGCGGAACACCTCGGCATTCATGTGCGTGGCCGAGCCGTTGCCCGCGGAGCCGTAGTTGAGGCCGCCCGGCTTGGCCTTGGCCTTCGCGACCAGGTCCGGCACGTTCGCGAAGTGCGAAGGCGCGGTGACCAGCACGTTGGGCAGGCTCGCCATTGGCGTGATGCCGGTGAAGTCCTTGATGGTGTCGTACGACAGGCCCTTGTAGATCCACGGGTTCACGAGGTGCCCGGCCGAATGCACCAGCAGCGTGTAGCCGTCGGCCGGCGCCTTGGCCGTGATGGCCGCACCCAGCGTGCCGCCGGCGCCGGGCTTGTTGTCCACCACCACGCTGGTGCCCAGCGCGGGCCCGAGCTTCTCGGCCACGAGCCGCGCGACGATGTCGGTGCCGCTGCCTGCCGTGAACGGAACCACGAGCTTGATCGGCTGCGTGCCGGGCCATGCGCCTTGCGCATGGGCGCCACCGAGCGTGCCGATGGCCGCGAGTGCCGCGGCCATCGTGAGCGCCTGCCGGCGGCTCCAGGGGAATGTCTTGTTCATGCGTCTTGTCTCCGTTGATTTATTGGGGTGAGCGATGAATGACTGAAGAGAGCCTAGGCGGTTGGCGGTGCGTTCGGCATCACCAGCGCCACCAGCACGGGGCGGTTGCCCCGGTTCTCCAGTTGCCGCTTTTCGCCGGGCGCGAAGCGGCAGCTGTCGTAGGGGCCGAGCACGTCTTCCTCGTGCGCGCCGTCGAGCTCGCCGACCACGTGGAGCTGGCCTTCGAGCACGAGGTAGAGCTTTTCCATCGGCGAGCCGTCGAGCCCGGTGTGGCCGCCCGGCAGGATCTGGCTCATGCCCATCCACATCTGCGTCGAAGGCCCGGCCTCCTTGCCCTGCAGGCGCAGGCAGCGCATGTCGAAATGATTGGGCGCCTCGTAGTGTGGCGCTTCGCTGAAACGGGTCACATGCATGGCGGTGTTCCTTGGTTGCTGTTCATCAGGGACGCAGCACGACGCGGTCGGTGCCGCCCGAGAGCACGAGCCGGTAGGCGTCCATGGCTTGGTCGAGCGTGAAGTGCCGCGCCACGGGAAAAGGCTTGAGCGTGCCGCGCTCGAAGCCCTCGCGCATCGCGTCGAGCTGCGCGGTGGAGGCCACGCAGTCCATCGCGAGCGAGTCGATGCCCACGAAGGTGTGCATTCCGCGGTAGAACGCGAAGATGTCGAAGGGCACGGCACGCTCATGCGTGGCGATGAAGATCTGCGCCGCGCCCTTGGCCATGGCCTTGTTGGCGGCCTCGAAGTAGGCGCTGCCCACGGTGTTGTAGACGATGTTCGCGCCGCGCCCGCCGGTGAGCTCGCGCACCTGCGCACCCACGTCGGCATGGTGGCGTGCATCGATCACGTCGACCGGACCGCTCGCGAATCCCTCGAAGGGCCCTGCGCGACGCTGCACCGCGATCACGCGCGCACCGGCCTGCGAGGCCAGCTGCACCGCCGCCTGCCCGACCTTACCGTTGGCGCCGAGCACCAGCACGGTCTGCCCGGCCTGCGGCATGCCGCTGCGGCGAAAGCCTTCGTACGCGGTGACGAAGGGCACGCCCACCGCGCCGGCCTCGTCCATCGAGATGCCCTGGGGCTTGGCGCGCAGTGCGGCTTCGGGCAGCACGAGATAGCGCGCATGCGAGCCGTCGCGCGTGATGCCGATGTCGCCGCCCGAGCCATAGACCTCGCGGCCGATCCATTCGCCGGGACCGCTGACCACGGTACCCGCGAAGTCGCGGCCCGGCGTGCGCGGCCACACGGCCTGCGGCATGAGGCCCAGCGTTGCTTTCACGTCGCTCGGGTTCACTGCGGCGGCGGCGACTTGCACCACGGCATGGCCGGGAGGCGCTGTGGGTTGGGGCTGCGGCGCGGCTTCGAGTTGCAGCGCGTCGAGGTTGGCGGCCTTCTCGTTCACGCGCAGTGCGCGGGAGGTGTGGGTCGTGTGCATGGCGGCGATGCTCATCTCGGTTGCTCCACCGCGTGTTTGGGTTTGCTTTTCTTCGGGGCGCTGCTGTTCAGGGTGCTGCTGTTCAGGGCGCGTGCACAGGGCACCGGGTACTCCCCTCCGCGAATGTCCCCCGCCCTTCGGGCTCCTCCTTGATTTCGCTGCGGGGAGCACCCGATGCCCTGTGCACCAGGGTACGCTGTTGGTGTACCGCTGATCAACAACCGCTCTGACCAACGCTCCCGTCGATGGGGTGCCTTGCGCAGCGAAATAAAGGGGGAGGCCGCAGGCCGGAGGACATTCGCGGAGCAAGGTACCCCGTCGGCGGGATCGCGCCCTGAATGACCGGCCTTAAACACAACGCGACGACAAACAGAAATGCAGGTTGTCATCTCCTAGCTCCCCGCACCAGGCAAGCCCAGCATGGCGCGCGCCTCACGAGGATTGGCAACCTCGCCGCCCAGGCTCAACAGGATGTCGCGCGCCTTCGCCACCAGTTGCGCATTGCTCTCGGCCAGCACGCCCTTCTCCAGGTAGATGTTGTCTTCCATGCCCACGCGCACGTGGCCGCCCAGCAGCCAGGCCTGCGCGACGATCGGGAACTCCATGCGTCCGATGCCGAAGGCGCTCCAGAACGCGCCGCGCGGCAGCATGTTGCGGGCGTAGAGCAGCGTCTCGGGCGTGGGCGCGAAGCCGTACTTCACGCCGAGAACGAAGGTCCACATCCCGGGGCCGTCGAGCGTGCCGTCGGCGATCAGGTCGAGCGCGAGGTTGATGTCGCCGGAATCGAAGATCTCCAGCTCGGGCTTCACGCCCGCCTCGCG
This genomic window from Variovorax paradoxus contains:
- a CDS encoding quinone oxidoreductase family protein, which produces MSIAAMHTTHTSRALRVNEKAANLDALQLEAAPQPQPTAPPGHAVVQVAAAAVNPSDVKATLGLMPQAVWPRTPGRDFAGTVVSGPGEWIGREVYGSGGDIGITRDGSHARYLVLPEAALRAKPQGISMDEAGAVGVPFVTAYEGFRRSGMPQAGQTVLVLGANGKVGQAAVQLASQAGARVIAVQRRAGPFEGFASGPVDVIDARHHADVGAQVRELTGGRGANIVYNTVGSAYFEAANKAMAKGAAQIFIATHERAVPFDIFAFYRGMHTFVGIDSLAMDCVASTAQLDAMREGFERGTLKPFPVARHFTLDQAMDAYRLVLSGGTDRVVLRP
- a CDS encoding cupin domain-containing protein, whose translation is MHVTRFSEAPHYEAPNHFDMRCLRLQGKEAGPSTQMWMGMSQILPGGHTGLDGSPMEKLYLVLEGQLHVVGELDGAHEEDVLGPYDSCRFAPGEKRQLENRGNRPVLVALVMPNAPPTA